The following proteins come from a genomic window of Streptomyces sp. Sge12:
- a CDS encoding nucleotidyltransferase domain-containing protein, which translates to MEHRGLDAYGYIEREGSLGQVRSEFRGLVAAVRGRTSEAYGRRLHSAYLYGSVPRGTARPGRSDLNLLLVLHHEPSDEDRDTAEVLARGLDEDFPEIDGVGILLRDKAAVLSEAERFDLGWFLACLCTPLLGADLAEHLPRYRPDSLLARETNGDLAELLPGWRTRVREASTPQESRTLCRLVSRHLVRTAFTLVMPQWGGWTSDLGESAEVFGLYYPERAAQLRAAAAAADDPVADPEVLRAYVEDLGPWLADEYTARHGTKTARLRR; encoded by the coding sequence ATGGAGCACAGAGGGCTGGACGCGTACGGGTACATCGAGCGGGAGGGTTCGCTCGGGCAGGTACGGAGCGAGTTCCGCGGCCTCGTGGCGGCCGTACGGGGGCGCACCTCCGAGGCGTACGGGCGGCGCCTGCACAGCGCGTACCTCTACGGGTCCGTACCGCGCGGCACGGCCCGGCCCGGGCGCTCCGACCTGAACCTGCTGCTGGTCCTGCACCACGAGCCCTCCGACGAGGACCGGGACACCGCCGAGGTGCTCGCGCGCGGGCTCGACGAGGACTTCCCGGAGATCGACGGCGTCGGCATCCTGCTCCGGGACAAGGCCGCCGTGCTGAGCGAAGCGGAACGATTCGACCTGGGGTGGTTCCTCGCCTGCCTGTGCACCCCGCTGCTCGGGGCGGACCTCGCCGAGCACCTCCCGCGCTACCGTCCGGACAGCCTGCTCGCCCGCGAGACCAACGGGGACCTGGCCGAACTGCTGCCCGGGTGGCGGACGCGGGTGCGGGAGGCGTCGACCCCGCAGGAGTCCCGGACGCTGTGCCGGCTCGTCTCTCGGCACCTGGTGCGCACGGCCTTCACCCTCGTCATGCCGCAGTGGGGCGGCTGGACCAGCGACCTCGGCGAGTCCGCGGAGGTCTTCGGCCTGTACTACCCGGAGCGCGCGGCCCAGCTGCGGGCGGCAGCCGCCGCTGCGGACGACCCCGTCGCGGACCCGGAGGTACTGCGCGCGTACGTCGAGGACCTCGGTCCGTGGCTCGCGGACGAGTACACGGCCCGGCACGGGACGAAGACTGCGCGCCTGCGCCGCTGA
- a CDS encoding ribosomal protein L7/L12 yields MNTVFLLVVLVATAGWITSTVTLRVQSLQRQADRAERRLALVLDHFGIEEPEPAGMDGVRALLGADRQIAAIKEYRRITGAGLAEAKQAVEALAVTESTTSTTS; encoded by the coding sequence ATGAACACCGTGTTCCTGCTCGTCGTGCTGGTCGCGACCGCCGGCTGGATCACCTCCACGGTGACCCTGCGGGTGCAGAGCCTCCAGCGCCAGGCGGACCGGGCGGAGCGCCGCCTGGCCCTGGTCCTGGACCACTTCGGCATCGAGGAGCCGGAGCCCGCCGGGATGGACGGGGTACGCGCCCTGCTCGGGGCGGACCGGCAGATCGCGGCGATCAAGGAGTACCGCCGGATCACCGGGGCGGGCCTGGCGGAGGCCAAGCAGGCCGTCGAGGCGCTCGCGGTGACGGAGTCCACCACGTCCACCACGTCCTGA
- a CDS encoding MBL fold metallo-hydrolase: MTDAAALPGQPRGVVTSGRATARAVNVLAPNASAMTLDGTNTWLVSEPGSDLAVVIDPGPLDDVHLRAVIAAAEREGKRIALTLLTHGHPDHAEGAGRFAELTRTKVRALDPALRLGDEGLAAGDVIRTGGLELRVVPTPGHTSDSLCFHLPADRAVLTGDTILGRGTTVVAHPDGRLGDYLDSLRRLRSLTVDDGVHTVLPGHGPVLEDAQGAVEFYLAHRAHRLAQVETAVENGFVTPEAVVAQVYADVDRSLWPAAEWSVRAQLEYLQDHGLIPGGLE, encoded by the coding sequence ATGACCGACGCCGCCGCACTGCCCGGACAGCCCCGCGGAGTGGTCACCTCCGGGCGGGCGACCGCCCGCGCGGTGAACGTCCTGGCTCCCAACGCCTCCGCGATGACCCTCGACGGCACCAACACCTGGCTGGTGTCGGAGCCCGGCTCCGACCTGGCCGTCGTGATCGATCCCGGCCCACTGGACGACGTACACCTGCGGGCCGTCATCGCCGCCGCCGAGCGGGAGGGCAAGCGGATCGCCCTCACCCTGCTCACCCACGGCCATCCCGACCACGCCGAGGGCGCGGGCCGCTTCGCCGAGCTCACCCGTACCAAGGTGCGCGCCCTGGACCCGGCCCTGCGCCTCGGCGACGAGGGCCTGGCGGCCGGGGACGTGATCCGGACGGGCGGGCTGGAGCTGCGCGTGGTGCCGACCCCCGGCCACACCAGCGACTCGCTCTGCTTCCACCTGCCCGCCGACCGGGCCGTCCTGACCGGCGACACCATCCTGGGCCGCGGCACCACCGTCGTCGCCCATCCCGACGGGCGCCTCGGCGACTACCTGGACTCCCTGCGCCGGCTGCGCTCGCTCACCGTGGACGACGGCGTGCACACCGTCCTGCCGGGCCACGGGCCGGTCCTGGAGGACGCGCAGGGCGCCGTGGAGTTCTACCTGGCCCATCGCGCGCACCGGCTCGCCCAGGTCGAGACCGCCGTCGAGAACGGCTTCGTGACGCCGGAGGCGGTCGTCGCCCAGGTCTACGCGGATGTGGACCGGTCCTTGTGGCCGGCCGCCGAATGGTCCGTCCGGGCGCAGCTCGAGTACCTTCAAGATCACGGACTTATCCCCGGAGGGCTCGAATGA
- a CDS encoding NUDIX hydrolase: MPNGQHGQQQPPAGGQWYPPEWPDRIRALADGSLVPVEPRRAATVMLLRDTPDGPAVHMLRRRASMAFAGGAYAYPGGGVDPRDEEHQVGWAGPSQEDWAARLGTDPLTAQAIVCGAVRETFEEAGVLLAGQTPDTIVGDTTGDDWEADRQALVGRELSFAEFLDRRGLRLRSDLLGAWARWITPEFEPRRYDTWFFVAALPEGQRTRNASTEADRTVWIRPADAAAGYDKGELLMMPPTISTLRSLEPYGSAAGALAAAAGQDLAPVLARAALEDGEVVLSWPGHDEFTKRVRPAGPAGPADPAGGAAPGGPA, from the coding sequence ATGCCGAATGGTCAGCATGGTCAGCAGCAGCCCCCCGCCGGAGGCCAGTGGTACCCGCCGGAGTGGCCCGACCGCATCCGCGCGCTCGCGGACGGCTCGCTCGTCCCGGTGGAGCCGCGGCGCGCCGCCACCGTGATGCTCCTGCGCGACACTCCCGACGGTCCCGCCGTGCACATGCTGCGCAGGCGGGCCTCCATGGCCTTCGCCGGGGGCGCGTACGCCTATCCGGGCGGCGGGGTCGACCCCCGCGACGAGGAGCACCAGGTCGGCTGGGCGGGCCCGTCGCAGGAGGACTGGGCGGCCCGGCTCGGGACCGACCCGCTCACCGCCCAGGCGATCGTCTGCGGGGCCGTACGGGAGACCTTCGAGGAGGCGGGCGTCCTGCTCGCCGGGCAGACCCCGGACACGATCGTCGGCGACACCACCGGGGACGACTGGGAGGCAGACCGGCAGGCGCTGGTGGGGCGGGAGCTGTCCTTCGCGGAGTTCCTCGACCGCCGCGGCCTGCGGCTGCGCAGCGACCTGCTCGGGGCCTGGGCGCGCTGGATCACCCCCGAGTTCGAGCCCCGCCGCTACGACACCTGGTTCTTCGTCGCCGCCCTCCCCGAGGGCCAGCGCACCCGCAACGCCTCCACCGAGGCCGACCGGACCGTGTGGATCCGCCCGGCCGACGCGGCCGCCGGCTACGACAAGGGCGAGCTGCTGATGATGCCGCCGACCATCTCCACCCTGCGCTCCCTGGAGCCGTACGGGAGCGCCGCGGGGGCGCTCGCCGCCGCCGCCGGGCAGGACCTCGCGCCGGTCCTGGCGCGGGCCGCGCTGGAGGACGGCGAGGTGGTGCTCAGCTGGCCGGGCCACGACGAGTTCACCAAGCGGGTCCGCCCTGCGGGCCCCGCCGGTCCCGCGGATCCCGCGGGCGGCGCAGCTCCCGGAGGCCCCGCATGA
- a CDS encoding RidA family protein has product MSGVVEAKLAELGLTLPEVVPPLATYQPAVRSDSYVFTAGQLPMIKGNLPVTGKVGAEVSAEQAKELAATCALNALAAVKSVVGDLDKIARVVKVVGFIASAPDFTAQPGVLNGASELLGAVLGEKGVHARSAVGVAVLPLDAPVEVEIQVELVAGA; this is encoded by the coding sequence ATGAGCGGCGTCGTCGAGGCGAAGCTGGCCGAGCTCGGCCTGACCCTGCCCGAGGTCGTCCCGCCGCTGGCCACGTACCAGCCGGCCGTGCGGTCGGACTCGTACGTCTTCACCGCGGGCCAGCTCCCGATGATCAAGGGCAACCTGCCGGTCACCGGCAAGGTCGGCGCCGAGGTCTCGGCGGAGCAGGCCAAGGAGCTGGCCGCCACGTGCGCGCTGAACGCCCTGGCCGCCGTGAAGTCCGTCGTCGGTGACCTGGACAAGATCGCGCGTGTCGTGAAGGTGGTCGGCTTCATCGCCTCGGCCCCCGACTTCACGGCCCAGCCGGGCGTGCTGAACGGTGCGAGCGAGCTGCTGGGCGCCGTCCTCGGCGAGAAGGGCGTCCACGCCCGCAGCGCCGTCGGCGTGGCGGTCCTGCCGCTCGACGCCCCGGTCGAGGTCGAGATCCAGGTCGAGCTGGTCGCCGGAGCCTGA
- a CDS encoding DUF4177 domain-containing protein → MTKKFEYATVPLLVHATKQILDTWGEDGWELVQVVPGPNNPEQLVAYLKREKA, encoded by the coding sequence ATGACCAAGAAGTTCGAATATGCGACGGTCCCGCTGCTGGTTCACGCCACCAAGCAGATCCTGGACACCTGGGGCGAGGACGGCTGGGAGCTCGTCCAGGTCGTGCCCGGCCCGAACAACCCCGAGCAGCTCGTGGCCTACCTGAAGCGGGAGAAGGCATGA
- a CDS encoding ArsA family ATPase, producing the protein MSRLQVVSGKGGTGKTTVAAALALALAREGGRTLLVEVEGRQGLAQLFGAEALPYEERKIAVAPGGGGEVFALAIDAERALLDYLQMFYKLGSAGRALKKLGAIDFATTIAPGLRDVLLTGKACEAVRRKDKAGRYVYDHVIMDAPPTGRITRFLNVNDEVAGLARFGPIHNQAQAVMKVLKSPETAVHLVTLLEEMPVQETADGIEELRAAGLPVGRVIVNMVRPHHLDEDTLRSAAGDHRAEVAKALSRAGLGGARRGGLAERLVDPLLAQAAEHASRVELERAQRGVLTGLDLPTYELPLLGAGMDLAGLYALAKELRKQSVAE; encoded by the coding sequence GTGAGCAGGCTCCAGGTGGTCAGCGGCAAGGGCGGCACCGGCAAGACCACGGTCGCCGCAGCACTCGCGCTTGCCCTCGCACGCGAGGGCGGCCGGACTCTTCTCGTGGAGGTCGAAGGCAGGCAGGGACTCGCACAGCTCTTCGGCGCCGAGGCACTCCCCTACGAGGAACGGAAGATCGCCGTGGCGCCCGGCGGGGGCGGTGAGGTCTTCGCGCTCGCCATCGACGCCGAACGGGCGCTGCTGGACTACCTCCAGATGTTCTACAAGCTCGGCTCGGCCGGCCGCGCGCTCAAGAAGCTCGGCGCCATCGACTTCGCGACGACCATCGCCCCCGGGCTGCGCGACGTCCTGCTGACCGGCAAGGCGTGCGAGGCGGTGCGGCGCAAGGACAAGGCCGGCCGGTACGTCTACGACCACGTGATCATGGACGCGCCGCCGACCGGGCGGATCACCCGCTTCCTGAACGTCAACGACGAGGTGGCGGGCCTGGCCCGGTTCGGGCCGATCCACAACCAGGCCCAGGCCGTCATGAAGGTCCTCAAGTCCCCCGAGACGGCCGTGCACCTGGTCACCCTCCTGGAGGAGATGCCCGTCCAGGAGACCGCGGACGGCATCGAGGAACTGCGCGCGGCCGGGCTGCCGGTCGGCCGGGTCATCGTCAACATGGTCCGGCCGCACCACTTGGACGAGGACACCCTGCGCAGCGCGGCCGGCGACCACCGCGCCGAGGTGGCGAAGGCGCTGTCCCGGGCGGGCCTGGGCGGCGCGCGCCGCGGCGGGCTGGCCGAGCGGCTGGTGGACCCGCTGCTCGCGCAGGCCGCCGAGCACGCGAGCCGGGTGGAGCTGGAGCGCGCGCAGCGCGGCGTACTGACGGGGCTGGACCTGCCGACGTACGAACTGCCCCTGCTCGGTGCGGGGATGGATCTGGCCGGGCTGTATGCGCTGGCCAAGGAATTGCGGAAGCAGTCGGTGGCCGAATGA
- a CDS encoding ArsA family ATPase — MSEGVDTVGMDTPPRLAVDRLLDDPETRIIVCCGAGGVGKTTTAAALGVRAAGRGRKAVVLTIDPARRLAQSMGIDSLDNTPRRVETVGAGEGELHAMMLDMKRTFDEIVEAHADGERARAILANPFYQSLSAGFAGTQEYMAMEKLGQLRARDDWDLIIVDTPPSRSALDFLDAPKRLGSFLDGKFIRVLMAPAKVGGRAGMKFLNVGMSMMTGTLSKLMGASLLKDVQTFVAAMDTMFGGFRTRADATFRLLQAPGTAFLVVAAPEPDALREAAYFVDRLAAENMPLAGLVLNRVHGSGADQLSAERALAAAENLEEGGIVDQESGKAGLRDSGAEPMGTAETAGSTPTERTAPTARTAQTTRTADSPETGSPGTGYDTGAGSTDSGIAVDTAVVDRITAGLLRLHAERMQVIAREQRTRDRFTSLHPEVAVAEVAALPGDVHDLAGLRAIGERLAAGVPAGA; from the coding sequence ATGAGCGAGGGGGTGGACACCGTGGGCATGGACACTCCGCCGCGGCTGGCGGTCGACCGGCTGTTGGACGACCCGGAGACCCGGATCATCGTGTGCTGCGGGGCGGGCGGCGTCGGCAAGACCACGACGGCCGCGGCGCTCGGCGTACGGGCCGCCGGGCGCGGGCGCAAGGCCGTCGTGCTGACCATCGACCCGGCGCGGCGGCTCGCGCAGTCGATGGGGATCGACTCGCTGGACAACACCCCGCGCAGGGTGGAGACCGTGGGGGCGGGCGAGGGTGAACTGCACGCCATGATGCTGGACATGAAGCGGACCTTCGACGAGATCGTCGAGGCGCACGCGGACGGCGAGCGGGCCCGGGCCATCCTCGCCAACCCCTTCTACCAGTCGCTGTCGGCCGGCTTCGCGGGCACGCAGGAGTACATGGCGATGGAGAAGCTGGGGCAGCTGCGGGCCCGGGACGACTGGGACCTGATCATCGTCGACACTCCGCCGAGCCGGTCCGCGCTGGACTTCCTGGATGCGCCGAAGCGGCTCGGGTCCTTCCTGGACGGCAAGTTCATCCGGGTGCTGATGGCGCCGGCGAAGGTGGGCGGCCGGGCCGGAATGAAGTTCCTGAATGTCGGCATGTCGATGATGACCGGCACCCTCAGCAAGCTGATGGGGGCCTCGCTCCTGAAGGACGTCCAGACCTTCGTGGCCGCGATGGACACGATGTTCGGCGGCTTCCGGACGCGCGCGGACGCGACCTTCCGGCTGCTCCAGGCTCCCGGCACGGCGTTCCTCGTGGTCGCCGCGCCCGAACCGGACGCCCTGCGCGAGGCGGCGTACTTCGTGGACCGGCTGGCCGCGGAGAACATGCCGCTGGCCGGTCTGGTACTGAACCGGGTGCACGGCAGTGGCGCCGACCAGCTGTCCGCCGAACGGGCGTTGGCCGCCGCAGAGAATCTTGAAGAAGGCGGCATTGTCGATCAGGAGTCCGGGAAAGCTGGACTTCGTGACTCGGGCGCGGAACCCATGGGAACCGCCGAGACCGCCGGGTCCACCCCGACCGAACGGACAGCACCAACCGCACGGACCGCTCAGACCACACGGACCGCGGACTCTCCCGAGACAGGCTCCCCCGGCACCGGATACGACACCGGAGCCGGTAGCACGGACAGCGGTATCGCGGTCGACACCGCGGTCGTCGACCGGATCACGGCAGGACTGCTGCGCCTGCACGCCGAGCGCATGCAGGTGATCGCGCGCGAACAGCGCACACGCGATCGCTTCACCTCGCTGCACCCCGAAGTGGCGGTGGCGGAAGTGGCTGCCCTGCCCGGCGATGTGCACGACCTCGCCGGGCTGCGGGCGATCGGAGAGCGACTCGCGGCCGGTGTACCGGCCGGAGCGTAG
- a CDS encoding WhiB family transcriptional regulator has translation MGWVTDWSAQAACRTTDPDELFVQGAAQNRAKAVCTGCPVRTECLADALDNRVEFGVWGGMTERERRALLRRRPTVTSWRRLLETARTEYERSTGILTMDADAEIDVSYETYAAAG, from the coding sequence ATGGGCTGGGTTACCGACTGGAGTGCGCAGGCAGCCTGCCGCACTACCGATCCGGATGAACTATTCGTTCAAGGAGCGGCACAGAACAGGGCCAAGGCGGTGTGCACCGGATGTCCGGTGCGGACCGAGTGCCTGGCCGACGCGCTCGACAACCGTGTCGAGTTCGGCGTGTGGGGCGGAATGACCGAGCGGGAACGACGCGCGCTGCTGCGCCGGCGTCCCACCGTCACCTCGTGGCGACGGTTGCTCGAAACCGCACGTACGGAGTACGAGCGCAGCACGGGCATCCTCACCATGGATGCAGACGCGGAGATCGACGTGTCGTACGAGACTTACGCGGCAGCCGGGTAG
- a CDS encoding transglycosylase domain-containing protein gives MGKKRSGGGLTGSQQAAKFLGVSVLSGVVLAGMAIPAAGALGLAAKGTVEGFDEIPANLKTPPLSQRTTILDAEGGLIATIYSRDRQVVPLTAISPYMQKAIVAIEDSRFYEHGAVDLKGILRAVNRNAQEGGAAQGASTLTQQYVKNVFVEEAGDDETKVREAQEKSLGRKIRELKYSIQVEEELGKKKILENYLNITYFGQQAYGIESAAQRYFSKPAKDLTLEESAMLAGVVQSPSRYDPVNDTQEATKRRNIVLQRMADTKDVSQAEADAAKAKPLTLKVTKPKNGCITAVKGAGFFCDYVRNSFLTDAAFGKTREERAKVWNQGGLTVRTTLDPQSQDAANESIKDHVYQDDAIATAVTLVQPGTGRVLAMGQSKPYGFGKNETQINYSVDKRMGGSNFGFQVGSTFKPFIAAAALEKGMPPTKVYPAPNKMDYPSPISRCDGSQYINTTGEAAENETEDEVGPYALRTAMEKSINTYFVDMISEIGLCPVSEMAQKLGVVPASGAKLADGPAIALGAEEMSPLTMANAYATFANRGVYCTPTAIESITDAHGKALSVPKSKCSRAMSQTTADTINTLLRGVVDSGTGERAGLSDRDSAGKTGTTDSRYNAWFVGYTSNMSGAVWVGSGGAKKITMENIVIGGKPFDKVFGGGLPGPIWKDAVSGALSGRESSNFTTVGIPEPNVPSGGPRGNKPSTNPSKPGKPGGDGKPGGRPGGQTAAGANGATGGGADPQPPFPPISIDPNIGGVVGGRDNQ, from the coding sequence ATGGGAAAGAAGCGCTCGGGCGGCGGGCTCACGGGGAGCCAGCAGGCCGCCAAGTTCCTCGGGGTGTCCGTTCTCTCCGGGGTTGTACTGGCCGGCATGGCGATTCCGGCCGCAGGCGCCCTGGGCCTCGCGGCCAAGGGGACGGTCGAGGGATTCGATGAGATCCCGGCCAATCTCAAGACTCCGCCGCTGAGCCAGCGGACCACGATTCTGGACGCCGAGGGTGGCTTGATCGCCACCATCTATTCGCGCGACCGCCAGGTGGTCCCCCTCACGGCCATCTCCCCGTACATGCAGAAGGCGATCGTCGCCATCGAGGACTCGCGTTTCTACGAGCACGGCGCGGTCGACCTCAAGGGCATCCTGCGCGCGGTCAACCGCAACGCACAGGAGGGCGGCGCCGCACAGGGCGCCTCCACGCTCACCCAGCAGTACGTGAAGAACGTGTTCGTCGAAGAGGCCGGCGACGACGAGACCAAGGTGCGCGAGGCCCAGGAGAAGAGCCTCGGCCGCAAGATCCGCGAACTGAAGTACTCGATCCAGGTCGAGGAGGAGCTCGGGAAGAAGAAGATCCTCGAGAACTACCTCAACATCACGTACTTCGGTCAGCAGGCCTACGGAATCGAATCCGCCGCCCAGCGCTACTTCAGCAAGCCGGCCAAGGACCTCACCCTGGAGGAGTCCGCGATGCTGGCCGGCGTCGTGCAGTCGCCGAGCCGGTACGACCCGGTGAACGACACGCAGGAAGCGACGAAGCGCCGCAACATCGTCCTCCAGCGGATGGCCGACACCAAGGACGTCTCGCAGGCCGAGGCGGACGCGGCGAAGGCCAAGCCGCTCACCCTCAAGGTCACCAAGCCGAAGAACGGCTGCATCACCGCAGTCAAGGGCGCGGGCTTCTTCTGCGACTACGTGCGCAACTCGTTCCTGACCGACGCGGCCTTCGGCAAGACGCGCGAGGAGCGGGCGAAGGTCTGGAACCAGGGCGGCCTGACGGTCCGCACCACCCTGGACCCGCAGTCGCAGGACGCCGCCAACGAGTCGATCAAGGACCACGTCTACCAGGACGATGCGATCGCGACGGCCGTGACCCTGGTCCAGCCGGGCACCGGCCGGGTACTGGCGATGGGTCAGTCCAAGCCCTACGGCTTCGGGAAGAACGAGACCCAGATCAACTACTCCGTGGACAAGCGGATGGGCGGATCGAACTTCGGCTTCCAGGTCGGCTCGACCTTCAAGCCGTTCATCGCGGCCGCCGCCCTGGAGAAGGGGATGCCGCCGACGAAGGTGTACCCGGCGCCGAACAAGATGGACTACCCGAGCCCGATCTCCCGCTGTGACGGCTCGCAGTACATCAACACCACGGGCGAAGCGGCGGAGAACGAGACCGAGGACGAGGTCGGCCCCTACGCGCTGCGGACCGCGATGGAGAAGTCGATCAACACCTACTTCGTCGACATGATCTCCGAGATCGGCCTGTGCCCGGTGTCGGAGATGGCGCAGAAGCTCGGTGTGGTCCCGGCGAGCGGGGCGAAGCTGGCCGACGGTCCCGCCATCGCCCTCGGCGCGGAGGAGATGTCCCCGCTGACGATGGCCAACGCGTACGCGACCTTCGCCAACCGCGGCGTCTACTGCACCCCCACCGCCATCGAGTCGATCACCGACGCGCACGGCAAGGCGCTCTCGGTGCCGAAGAGCAAGTGCTCGCGGGCGATGTCGCAGACGACCGCCGACACCATCAACACCCTGCTGCGCGGAGTGGTCGACTCCGGTACCGGTGAGCGCGCCGGGCTGAGCGACCGCGACAGCGCCGGCAAGACCGGTACGACGGACTCCCGCTACAACGCCTGGTTCGTCGGCTACACGTCGAACATGTCCGGCGCGGTGTGGGTCGGCTCCGGCGGCGCGAAGAAGATCACGATGGAGAACATCGTGATCGGCGGCAAGCCCTTCGACAAGGTCTTCGGTGGCGGTCTGCCCGGCCCGATCTGGAAGGACGCGGTCTCCGGCGCGCTGTCCGGCCGCGAGTCCTCGAACTTCACCACGGTCGGCATCCCGGAGCCGAACGTTCCGTCCGGAGGCCCGCGCGGCAACAAGCCGTCCACCAACCCGTCCAAGCCCGGCAAGCCCGGCGGTGACGGCAAGCCCGGCGGCCGGCCCGGAGGGCAGACCGCCGCCGGGGCCAACGGGGCCACGGGCGGCGGCGCCGACCCGCAGCCCCCGTTCCCGCCGATCTCGATCGACCCGAACATCGGCGGCGTGGTCGGCGGCCGCGACAACCAGTAG
- a CDS encoding GatB/YqeY domain-containing protein, with protein MTTLKAKLQEDLTTAIKARDELHSSTLRLTLSAITKEEVAGKEARVLSDEEVLKVIAKEAKKRREAAEAFAQGGRPEQAARETAEGEFLDTYLPKQLSDDELVAIVTQAVEEARAAGAEGPRAMGAVMKIVNPKVAGLAEGGRVAAVVKQQLS; from the coding sequence ATGACCACGCTCAAGGCCAAGCTCCAGGAAGACCTCACGACCGCCATCAAGGCGCGTGACGAGCTGCACTCGTCCACGCTGCGCCTGACCCTCTCCGCCATCACCAAGGAGGAGGTCGCGGGCAAGGAAGCACGCGTGCTCTCCGACGAGGAAGTCCTCAAGGTGATCGCCAAGGAGGCGAAGAAGCGTCGCGAGGCCGCCGAGGCCTTCGCCCAGGGCGGCCGCCCCGAGCAGGCCGCACGGGAGACCGCGGAGGGCGAGTTCCTCGACACGTACCTGCCCAAGCAGCTCAGCGACGACGAGCTCGTCGCGATCGTGACGCAGGCCGTCGAGGAGGCCAGGGCCGCGGGTGCCGAGGGGCCGCGGGCCATGGGCGCCGTCATGAAGATCGTGAACCCGAAGGTCGCCGGGCTGGCGGAGGGCGGGCGTGTCGCCGCCGTCGTCAAGCAGCAGCTCTCGTAG
- a CDS encoding metallophosphoesterase, which translates to MRARYGVPLKAAAGIAAVGAAGVAYAAGFEARSFRLRRVTIPVLPRGMRPLRVLQVSDIHMVGGQRKKRAWLQSLAGLRPDFVVNTGDNLSDTEGIPELLDALGPLMKFPGVYVFGSNDYYGPRLRNPGLYLLEKAQGRHGLNGNKPVVGAVHNPWEEMRDAFDAAGWLNLTNTRARLKLDGVELAFTGLDDPHIKRDRYAEVAGGPDADADFSMAVVHAPYLRVLESFTADRYPLILAGHTHGGQLCIPFYGALVTNCDLDTKRVKGLSTHEAEGNRAYLHVSAGCGTNRFTPVRFACPPEATLLTLTPQA; encoded by the coding sequence ATGCGTGCGCGTTACGGAGTACCCCTGAAGGCGGCTGCGGGAATCGCTGCGGTGGGGGCCGCGGGTGTGGCCTATGCCGCCGGTTTCGAGGCGCGGTCCTTCCGCCTGCGCCGGGTCACGATTCCTGTTCTTCCCCGGGGGATGCGCCCGCTGCGCGTACTCCAGGTGTCCGACATCCACATGGTCGGCGGACAGCGCAAGAAACGTGCCTGGCTCCAGTCCCTGGCCGGGCTGCGCCCCGACTTCGTCGTGAACACCGGCGACAACCTCTCGGACACCGAGGGCATCCCCGAGCTGCTCGACGCGCTGGGCCCCCTGATGAAGTTCCCGGGCGTGTACGTCTTCGGGTCGAACGACTACTACGGGCCGCGGCTGCGCAATCCCGGGCTCTACCTGCTGGAGAAGGCACAGGGCCGGCACGGGCTGAACGGCAACAAGCCGGTCGTCGGCGCCGTCCACAACCCGTGGGAGGAGATGCGGGACGCCTTCGACGCGGCGGGCTGGCTGAACCTCACCAACACCCGGGCGCGGCTGAAGCTGGACGGCGTGGAGCTGGCCTTCACCGGGCTCGACGACCCGCACATCAAGCGCGACCGCTACGCGGAGGTCGCCGGCGGCCCGGACGCGGACGCGGACTTCTCGATGGCCGTGGTGCACGCCCCGTACCTGCGCGTCCTGGAGTCCTTCACCGCCGACCGGTACCCGCTGATCCTCGCGGGCCACACCCACGGCGGGCAGCTGTGCATCCCCTTCTACGGGGCCCTCGTCACCAACTGCGACCTGGACACGAAGCGGGTCAAGGGGCTCTCCACGCACGAGGCCGAGGGCAACCGCGCGTACCTGCACGTCTCGGCCGGCTGCGGCACGAACCGCTTCACCCCGGTCCGCTTCGCCTGCCCGCCCGAGGCGACGCTCCTGACCCTGACGCCGCAGGCGTAA